attccatctACTCTACTCCACaccatccactccacttcatatCATTCCACTCAACTCAACCTAAGTTGATTTGggttaattcaattcaattcattcATTTCAGATTGTATCAATTCAATTCATTTCAATTCAACTAAATTCAGTTAAATTCAGTTCAGTTGTCttctactgagcacctactgcatgTCAGGTATAGCACTAGGCAGTGGGGGGAATGGAGCTAATAAATGCAGTCCCAGCCTTCAAGGAACTGGGAGCAGCTGACCCAGGGCTTggcaaaaggtagaaacaaaggCAGATTTGCTGGCTGCATAAAGGCAGACAGGCAGCTGGCCTAAGCAAACCAATGGAGTTTGAAGTGCTGAGGGTTGtggaggcaggggagggcagggaagtggggtgctgaggcaggacacTGCTTCCCTCTCCAGGTGTGCGCTATGGACAGCCTGCGACCAGTGAGACTGCAGAAGTACCCTCAAGCAGCGGCGGTCCCTTAGTGACAGTGTCTACACCCCTGCACCAAGTGTCCCCCACGGGCCTGGAGCCCAGCCACAGCCTGCTGAGTACAGAAGCCAAGCTGGTGAGTGTCCTTGCTTGTAAGGAAAACCCAACCTCATCTTTCCTTGGCAGGGAGATTCTGGAGCAGTCCCTAGGGAGGCCCTGTGGGGACCCCGGCCCCCCGGACACAGCTTGGCTTCCCCTCGTAGGTCTCAGCAGCTGGGGGCCCCCTCCCCCCTGTCAGCACCCTGACAGCACTGCACAGCTTGGAGCAGACATCCCCAGGCCTCAACCAGCAGCCCCAGAACCTCATCATGGCCTCACTTCCTGGGGTCATGACCATCGGGCCTGGTGAGCCTGCCTCCCTGGGTCCTACGTTCACCAACACAGGTGCCTCCACCCTGGTCATCGGTAAGCTGGTGGGGATGGGTGGGCACCTGGGTGGGAGGCTCATGGGGCAACCGCAgaatccaggagctggaagaGCCACTgggactcattcattcattcattcattcattcatacgaCATGTATTTATCCAGTGCCTACTCTGGACCAGTCACTGTGCTACATCAGTGATACCTGGGTGAACCAAACAGACCAAAATCTCAGCAACTCAAGCAGGGAGGCAGGCACTAAGCATAATACATCAATTCTGTGGTACCTCAGAAGGTGAAGGGTCTGTGGGCAAATTACAGCAGGGTAAGGGGGACTGATGTTttctaagtttttgttttatgaagaaaaattaagccCAGAAAGCCCTTATTTGCAGGTACAATTATGCAGAAGCCCAGTACATAAGATAGATAAGGAGCTGCTAGGAGAGGGGAGCAGAGAACtaaccccagggcctttgcactgctgTGGAACCCCAGGGCTCCAGGGAACCGCAGTTTGACAACTTTTGAACAAGTCACCGCCTGCCTCTCCCACTAGCCTAGACAAAGAGctaaaggctcagagagggggaATGACTTGCCAGAGCCACTTAAATTAGTGGCAGGTCCCAGTGGAGGGCTGTTTCCTGACCACCCTGCCCCCTCCTCCAAGCCACGGGCTCTGGGAAGGAGAGGTGGTGCCCTTGGGAGGTCTTGGGCAGGGGTGGGATATAACTGGGGGGCCCAGCTGATTCCCTCCCCTTCCACTCCAGGCCTGGCCTCCACGCAGGCACAGAGTGTGCCGGTCATCAACAGCATGGGCAGCAGCCTGACCACCCTGCAGCCCGTCCAGTTCTCCCAGCCGCTGCACCCCTCCTACCAGCAGCCGCTCATGCCACCTGTGCAGAGCCACGTGACCCAGAGCCCCTTCATGGCCACCATGGCTCAGCTGCAGAGCCCCCACGGTGAGCGCCCTGTGCCCCACACAGCAGGAGATGATGATAGAGGTTGGCTGTCAATGGATGCAGGGGAAAGGGGTGCCTGGCAGGCGTTGCAGTCTGCATGTGTCTCTGGGACAAGTGTGTTTCCGTGACTGAGGGTGTCTGCAGGCCAGTGTGTTCCCATGTGAATGCacgtatctgtgtgtgtgcacgacTGCTTGTGTGAGCAGATCCCTAGTGCGTGTCTGGGTGTGTATCGGTTGTGCATGCAtttgtgtgcatgcctgtgtttcTCTGAAACTCTTAGGGCCATATGAATTTCTAAAATCTATTCAGATTTTAGAAAGGTAatctggggccaggcgtggtggctcatgcctgtaatcccagcactttggaaggccgaggtgggcagatcacttgaggtcaggagttcaagaccagcctggccaacacggtgaaaccccgtctctactaaaagtacaaaaattagccaggcgtggaggcacgtgcctgtagtcccagctacttgggaggctgaggcaggagaatcgcttgaacctgggaggcggacgttgcagtgagctgagattgtgccactgcactgcactccagcctgggcaacagagtgagtactctgccaaaaaaaaaaaaaagaaaaagaaaagtaatttggTGGATATGCCAGCTATCACGTAACACTCCCAGCAGGGTTTGAGACAGCCCCCTGTGATCAAAGCACTGCTATTTCTGCAGCCAAAGATAGGATTTCCACAAGGCAGTTTAAACACTCATAACCTCATACCAGGTTCAGGCTGGCTTTTGCCACCAAATGAGCTCTAGTGCCAATCTTAAGGAAATCTTTTGGTTTCAGACCTTTTTGGCATTTGGGACTGGGTTAAGAGATTTGGGGcctgtatatgtctgtgtgtacatgGTTGAgagtgtatgcgtgtgtgtgtgttacgtTTTTATCTGAGTCACTGTGAGAATATGTGGTTTATGTGCGTTTTCCTAGCGTCTGTGTGTCTCTTGTAGGGTCTGTGTGTCTCCTGAGGGGTGGGTGGAGGTGCTGTAGGTAAAACATGGGGTTATATTTGGGAAGGTGGCCTGGAGATGGAAGTACTGCTGTCCTCCGCCTTGCTCTTTGACAGGGGCCACCTGAACTTACTACACAGCACCTGAGTTTAGTACAGTAGCACCTGTGCTTAGTACATAGCACCTGTGTTTAGTATGGTAGCACCTGTGCTTAGTACATAGCGCCTGCATTTAGTACAGTAGCACCTGCGCTTAGTACGTAGCACCCGTGCTTAGTACAGTAGCCCTGCACCCGCACCTCCCGTTCCCTTTCATACCTGCTGTCTCCAGGTGACAAGAGGAGCTGGAGTTGGTTTCTGGCCTCCTCCAGGCTCCCCTGCATCAATCGCAGCTGAGCAGTTCCCTGTAATGGGGAGAGGGTCTGTCCCTTTATCTGGAGCCCCCAGTTTTGAAAATCAGCCCTGGATCTCCAACTGCTGCCCAGTCTGGCTGTTCAGCAGGCCCCATGCCCCCCTTTCCCCAGTCTTGAGGCCTGGGACTAGGGCTGTCAGGCACGTCTGCCACGTCTGCCCCTCTCTCCCCTGCGGCCAGCCCTCTACAGCCACAAGCCCGAGGTGGCCCAGTACACCCACACGGGCCTGCTCCCGCAGACTATGCTCATCACCGACACCACCAACCTGAGCGCCCTGGCCAGCCTCACGCCCACCAAGCAGGTAAGGTCCAGGCCTGCTGGCCCTCCCTCGGCCTGTGACAGAGCCCCTCACCCCCACATCCCCTGGGCTCAGGAAGCTGCTCTGCTCCCCCAGGTCTTCACCTCAGACACTGAGGCCTCCAGTGAGTCCGGGCTTCACACGCCAGCATCTCAGGCCACCACCCTCCACGTCCCCAGCCAGGACCCTGCCGGCATCCAGCACCTGCAGCCGGCCCACCGGCTCAGCGCCAGCCCCACGGGTGAGAGGCCCTGGCTCCACCCCCTCCCTTACTGTCCCTGCCCCCTTCCATGTTGGTCCCACCCCTTTTGTTGCTGTCCGTCACTGCGGGGCTGTGCATGCAGCAGGCCTAGGGCTGCTGCGAGGAAGCACTGGCAGGcatggaggggtggggtgggcttCCATGAAGCCCAAGAGGCACAGGCGACCCCAGGAAGATGGGGCCCACCTTACAAGAACATCTCAGGGACTGGACTGAGGAAAAAGATGAAGTAATTGTTAGAGGCAGTGGAGAGTAACAATAAGGACCAGGTCTGTGAGCCAGAAGCGACTCTTGCATGTGTTTGGTTTGGCTTCGCTCAGGGGTGAACATTCTTTGAATTTGTTGCCAACATTTCAAAATCAGGAATTTTCACATAGAAATCCAGATTTCTGGCATCTTTTGGAAAATTGGAAAAATTCACATTCCCATATAACAGTGCACCAGGCCTCCCTGCATCCACTCACATCAGCTCCAATGACCCTCGGCGGTGGGGCGGTCACCTGAGTTTGTGATCTATGATGTCATTGTCAGGAGTGGGCACTTTGGAGTCAGGTGGGTGGGCTTTGCAGCCTGCCTTTTTGCAAGCTGCCCCCTTTCTATAAGGTTCCTGGACCCGGCCCTGGCAGCTGTCATGACAGCCACTGAGGCCATTCTGTGTCCTGGCATTCACCCCATGAGGCGTGTCCATGACCaccccccattttacagatgagaaagtggaCACTCAAGGAGGGGAGGGACTTGCCTCATCTCCCACAGCTACCAGATGGCAGGGCCAGGACTCGAACCCAGGTCCCACCTCAAAGCCCATTCTCTTAACCATTGccatcagtcagggttctccaggaaCACAGAACCAATAGATTTATTTGAAGGACTTGGCTCGTGTCTGCGGGGGCTGGCAGGCCTGAAATCTGTTGCTGGCAGCTCCGGGGAGTGAATTCTGCAGCcttgaggcagaattccttctctgGGAAACCGGTTTTTGCTCTTACGGCCTTCCACTGATGTAGGAGGCCCACCCATATTTTCAGGGTAATCTCCTTCACTCAAAGCCAACTGATTGTGGCATTAACCACATCTACAAAGCACCTGCATTCACAGCAGcgcctagattagtgtttgactCAGCCTAGCCAAGCCAACACGTACAACTACCTACCTCGGCATCTCACCGGGGCTTCTCCAGTGTTCACACTAAGATGTACTCAGGCCACTCCCTGGGCGGCCCCGGACCCTGGCTGGGAGGCTCCCTTTGTTAAGAACCGAGGGTAGAGGTGTGACTTTGGGGTTCCTGTTATCTGCTGTGATCCAGGAGGTGTGGCCCTGCCTCCCCATCCCGAGTACCCCTAGGGACAGGCAggtggggtgggtgtgggtgcCTGGTGGGTGGCCAGCAGCCTTGTTTGCCTCTGCAGTGTCCTCCAGCAGCCTGGTGCTGTACCAGAGCTCAGACTCCAGCAATGGCCATAGCCACCTGCTGCCGTCCAACCACAGCGTCATCGAGACCTTCATCTCCACGCAGATGGCCTCTTCCTCCCAGTAACCACGGCACCTGGGCCCTGGGGCCTGTACTGCCTGCTTGGGGGGTGATGAGGGCAGCAGCCAGCCCTGCCTGGAGGACCTGAGCCTGCCGAGCAACCGTGGCCCTTCCTGGACAGCTGTGCCTCGCTCCCCACTCTGCTCTGATGCATCAGAAAGGGAGGGCTCTGAGGCGCCCCAACCCGTGGAGGCTGCTCGGGTTGCACAGGAGGGGGTCGTGGAGAGCTAGGAGCAAAGCCTGTTCATGGCAGATGTAGGAGGGACTGTCGCTGCTGCGTGGGATACAGTCTTCTTACTTGGAACTGAAGGGGGCGGCCTATGACTTGGGCACCCCCAGCCTGGGCCTATGGAGAGCCCTGGGACCGCTACACCACTCTGGCAGCCACACTTCTCAGGACACAGGCCTGTGTAGCTGTGACCTGCTGAGCTCTGAGAGGCCCTGGATCAGCGtgg
The sequence above is a segment of the Pan paniscus chromosome 10, NHGRI_mPanPan1-v2.0_pri, whole genome shotgun sequence genome. Coding sequences within it:
- the HNF1A gene encoding hepatocyte nuclear factor 1-alpha isoform X1; protein product: MVSKLSQLQTELLAALLESGLSKEALIQALGEPGPYLLAGEGPLDKGESCGGGRGELAELPNGLGETRGSEDETDDDGEDFTPPILKELENLSPEEAAHQKAVVETLLQEDPWRVAKMVKSYLQQHNIPQREVVDTTGLNQSHLSQHLNKGTPMKTQKRAALYTWYVRKQREVAQQFTHAGQGGLIEEPTGDELPTKKGRRNRFKWGPASQQILFQAYERQKNPSKEERETLVEECNRAECIQRGVSPSQAQGLGSNLVTEVRVYNWFANRRKEEAFRHKLAMDTYSGPPPGPGPGPALPAHSSPGLPPPALSPSKVHGVRYGQPATSETAEVPSSSGGPLVTVSTPLHQVSPTGLEPSHSLLSTEAKLVSAAGGPLPPVSTLTALHSLEQTSPGLNQQPQNLIMASLPGVMTIGPGEPASLGPTFTNTGASTLVIGLASTQAQSVPVINSMGSSLTTLQPVQFSQPLHPSYQQPLMPPVQSHVTQSPFMATMAQLQSPHALYSHKPEVAQYTHTGLLPQTMLITDTTNLSALASLTPTKQVRSRPAGPPSACDRAPHPHIPWAQEAALLPQVFTSDTEASSESGLHTPASQATTLHVPSQDPAGIQHLQPAHRLSASPTVSSSSLVLYQSSDSSNGHSHLLPSNHSVIETFISTQMASSSQ